The Halotia branconii CENA392 region TAAAGGCGTACTAGAAAAGTCGCTATATACCAAAGCTTTAATTGATTTGGGACTGGAAGAACGATTAGACGCAGTAAAACATCCCTTGAGCAATGTCCCAGAAATCCCTGATGAGTCTGAGCAAATTTTACCTGAAGGTCAAAGTGTCTCTGATGTCTTCAATCAGATGGGAAAAGGACGAACTTTACTGATTTTAGGAGAACCAGGAGCCGGAAAAACGATCACTCTTTTAAAGTTGGCACAAGAATTAATTACTCGTACCGAACAAGATTTAAGCCAACCTCTCCCAGTAGTGCTGAACTTATCTTCTTGGGGAAATAAACATCAAACACTTGGCGATTGGCTGATTGAAGAATTGCATAGTATATATCAAGTTTCTCCGGCACTTGGTAAAGTTTGGATTGAAGAGCAACAACTATTACTATTACTAGACGGTTTAGATGAGGTAAGAATTGAGCAACGAGAAGCTTGCATTAAAGCCATCAACCAATTTATGCAAGAACATGGACTAATTGAAATTGTGGTAACAAGCCGCATTCATGATTATGAAGCTCTTTCTGAACGTTTACAATTGCAAGCTGCTATCTGCATCCAATCTTTGACATCTCAGCAAGTTGACCAATATTTAGATAGAGCTGGTGAACAACTCGAAGCTGTAAAAACTTTGCTTCAACAAGACACTACGCTGCAAGAGTTAGCCAAGTCTCCCTTAACTTTAAATGTTATGACTTTGGCTTATCAAGGTAAGAAACTTGAAGATTTATCCAGTATAGGCTCAAAAGAAGAACGCCGCAAACATTTGTTTGATGCTTATATTGAACGGATGTTTAAACGTCGTCAATCTCAGCAAAGATACTCAAAAGTGCAAGCAAGGCGCTGGCTAATTTGGCTAGCACAACAGATGTATCAAAAGTCTCAAACGGTTTTTGTTATTGAAAGAATACAGCCTTCTTGGTTGTCAAATCGAGTGCCAAAAATATTTTATCAATTGGGAGTTTTTCTATTTGGAGTCATAATTTGTGGGTTAATCGGCATTTTTAGCAATTTCATAAGTAAATCACAGTCAATCAATCTGGTATATATTGTTGTAATCACTGTTGTATTAACTGTTTACTTAAGTAATACAGAAATTAAGCCAGTTGAAACTTTGAGATGGTCTTGGCAAGAAGCCAGAAAATCTCTGACAAATGGGCTACTAGGGGGCTTATCTCTGGGACTAATTGTAGGAGTGGGTTTTAAGCTAACGGAACCTCAACCAAATATCATTGATGGTCTAGAATTAGGGTTAATACATGGGCTAACTGGTGGATTAATTTTAGGATTATTAGGTGGATTGAGAGGCCCAGAAATAGAGACAAAAACGATTCCTAACCAAGGTATATGGAACTCAGCTAAGAATGCTGTGATAGTAGGATTACTTGGCGGATTACTTGGCGGATTTTTTGGTGGATTAATTGGTTTGATAATTTTAAATCACCCCTCATGGCTGCAATTAGGGATAGTATTTGGAGTAGCGTTTGGGCTAGTATTTGGAGGTGGTAAAGCGTGTCTACAACACTTTACCTTACGCCTCATTCTTTACGCCAAGAATTACATACCTCGAAACTATGCCCGCTTTCTTGAATATGCGACTGAACACATATTTTTACAAAAGGTTGGAGGTAGTTATATTTTTATCCATCGAATGCTGCTAGAGCATTTTGCCCAAATGGAACCAGTATTTATTCAATTAAACTCACAACCAATTCATCATTCTACTGAATTTCATTCAAATAACAATTCGAGTAGAAATACTTCATCTCAAACTTTAGTAGAATGTACCAATTGTGGTCTGAATAATCCAGGAAACTTAAATTTTTGTACTAAG contains the following coding sequences:
- a CDS encoding NACHT domain-containing protein — protein: MHQEPQPLQNLNIDGALIREAQIGQAGRDLHQIQYLTVNESFSLAKLIGHREVKPPSGKQEYRFREVILNKVKQYWIKGVLEKSLYTKALIDLGLEERLDAVKHPLSNVPEIPDESEQILPEGQSVSDVFNQMGKGRTLLILGEPGAGKTITLLKLAQELITRTEQDLSQPLPVVLNLSSWGNKHQTLGDWLIEELHSIYQVSPALGKVWIEEQQLLLLLDGLDEVRIEQREACIKAINQFMQEHGLIEIVVTSRIHDYEALSERLQLQAAICIQSLTSQQVDQYLDRAGEQLEAVKTLLQQDTTLQELAKSPLTLNVMTLAYQGKKLEDLSSIGSKEERRKHLFDAYIERMFKRRQSQQRYSKVQARRWLIWLAQQMYQKSQTVFVIERIQPSWLSNRVPKIFYQLGVFLFGVIICGLIGIFSNFISKSQSINLVYIVVITVVLTVYLSNTEIKPVETLRWSWQEARKSLTNGLLGGLSLGLIVGVGFKLTEPQPNIIDGLELGLIHGLTGGLILGLLGGLRGPEIETKTIPNQGIWNSAKNAVIVGLLGGLLGGFFGGLIGLIILNHPSWLQLGIVFGVAFGLVFGGGKACLQHFTLRLILYAKNYIPRNYARFLEYATEHIFLQKVGGSYIFIHRMLLEHFAQMEPVFIQLNSQPIHHSTEFHSNNNSSRNTSSQTLVECTNCGLNNPGNLNFCTKCGRRLNQPSS